AAGGGACGGGAGTTAACCCGCGTTGCCACCCTAGTTGAAAGCAATATTGCTTTCCTCTCAAGTAGAAATAACGACTCTTCACCGGAAATGTTTACTAATCATAAAGATATTCCACATTTCATTCCAGGATGGATTCACAAACTGTTTCTATCGGTTTCCACCAGCCACCGACTCTCTATAAGAAACAACATTTGTTACTACTTCCTATCAACACGTTTATTTTATAAAATTGTTACCATCAATTTACTATAATCTTACACAAGTTGCAAGTTACTTATACAACTTTTTTCATTTTCTCCTCTTTCACCATCTGTACAAAATATGCTGTAACACGATGGTCATCCGTTAACTCCGGATGGAAAGAAGCTGCTAAAAATGGTCCTTGTCTTACTGCTACCATTCGGTCATTGTGCATAGAAAGAATTTCTACGTTATCCCCTACACTTACAACGTATGGCGCACGAATAAATACACCAATAAAGTCTTCTCCTACACCTTTTATCGAAAGGGAAGCTTCGAAGCTATCCTTTTGGCGTCCAAACGCATTACGTTCAACTGTAATATCCATAGCACCGATGTGGGATTCTTCATAACCAATAAGATTGTTTGCAAGTAAAATCATACCTGCACACGTACCGAACATTGGTTTACCAGATTTCGCAAATTCACGAAGTGCCCCCATAAAATCGTACTTATCAATAAGACGGCGCATTGTTGTACTTTCAC
This sequence is a window from Bacillus pseudomycoides DSM 12442. Protein-coding genes within it:
- the pdxT gene encoding pyridoxal 5'-phosphate synthase glutaminase subunit PdxT codes for the protein MVKVGVLGLQGAVREHVKAVEASGADAVIVKRVEQLEEIDGLILPGGESTTMRRLIDKYDFMGALREFAKSGKPMFGTCAGMILLANNLIGYEESHIGAMDITVERNAFGRQKDSFEASLSIKGVGEDFIGVFIRAPYVVSVGDNVEILSMHNDRMVAVRQGPFLAASFHPELTDDHRVTAYFVQMVKEEKMKKVV